The genomic region TGGGTATAGTAATGAGCATACTTTTCATGGAGAAAAGTATTAACCAAACTTAAATTCAGTTTTTTATCTGCTGAAAATGAACTACTGGGAGGGTTGAAGCTAAAATTGGACTGGTAAAGAATTTGCCCATCCTCTGTTGTTGATGGTCCTTCAGTAAAAAGGTTTAATTGGGAAGTGGTTGAGCCGCTCTCCCCAGGCTCCTGGATAACTTTAAAATCACTGTAATCATCCACTTCTGGAATTATTTCACCAACTGAATTAGGACTTCCATAAGCCGAGTAATGGCTGCCAAAATCATCTGGAGTATTTAACCAATCCATTGATATTGAGATAGAAGTCCAAGGTTTATCGGTGGCTTCTGGATAAGCTATTTTGAAGGAACCTCCTTTTAAAGGTCTTGGAGTAAAAGGAAAAAATGGTTTAGTTGAATTTATCGCTCCCAAGTCATTTTCCAACTGCACATTTTTGATTTGGGAGGCATTGATATCGATTCCAATTTTTGTTAAAGGGTTATCATTTAAAATACGGTAAAGGTTGTAACCCTCTATTGTTTCAGTATTAAAAATGACTCTTATTATTGGAGATTCACTTGTATATCCAGCTCCGTGTACATCAGCCTGATAAGGAAAAAGAGGTGGAAAATCTATCTCTAGATTAAAAACAATATGAAATTGTTTGGGATTTCCTTCTTCACCTAAAAAGGTATTTTCATCCAACAATCCATCAAAGGGAGCCCATCCCTTTTCCTGGGTAATTTCTAATTTGATTGCTTTTTGAATGGAAGAGGCATCCACTTGGGGCAGTTCATTTTCAAAAGTAAATTTAAGGGCTACCCTTCTTTCTCCCTCTTGCAAATTTAACATGGAGGAAGCAAGGGAAAACCCAATTTTGGCCTTTGGAAGTCCCGGAAGTTGAGTGGACCCGTGACAGATTTTGCTGTGGCCAAATGGCCACCATTGTGCCGAACCCTCAGGAAAATCAGCCCCTAGCCCGTCCAAGGAATTAGCAACAGGGGAAGCCACAATATTTCCTGATTTTTCCGCATCCACTCCAAAAGTGATTGCAGGTTTATCTATTAATATTTCGTTATATACATTTTTAAGTTGTACTATTTGGGTTTTATTGATAATGCCTTCCTCCAAAGTTTTGTAAATCCTTTGGATACCGGAACTGTCCTTACCGCCTATAAGACTGGTTTCTTTTTCAACTTTTCCTTGGGACAGATTTTTTGCTAACTCAAAAATAATGTAAACGTGATCTGGAGTTAGCGGCTTTTTCTCAATTTGAAGTAATTCTTTATAATAGAAGTCCAGGTGCCTCTTGGTCAACTTGTTAAACCTTTCTCTGCTATTTTCTAAAAGCTTCAAAAAGGCAATAAACAAGGTAAGGTGAGGCGTTAATGATTGGTCCGAAGAGGCATTGTCCAAATAGTCATTGATAGCTTCTTTTAATGCCTCAAGAGTTTTTGCCTTTTTATGTTCTTCTTTCAAAAATTCCTCCTGAGTAAAAAAGCCAAAAAACTTTGTCCAATTTCCTAAGGAATATTCAGGGGAATCAGTGGGAAAAAATCGAACTTTTTTTGCAAAATTAAAGGCAAAAATGCACCAATCACTAATTTTAAAATCATGCAGCTTAAGGTTTTTAGGATCCAGATTGGCAGAATCCAATTGCTGGCGGTCGGTACCATCCCTTTTTAATACACTGACAATATGGTTGCAATCCGAACTCATTCAATCTCCATTTTAAATATTTGTACCTTCTTCTTTATAAAAGGGAAAAACCAAATTATGTCTGGAATTGGTAGCCCTGATTTTATATTGGATGTTGATTAAGAGCTCCCCCTTTAGTTCATTCCCCTGGGAAATGTCAATTTTCTCCGCATCAATTCTGGGCTCGTGGTAAAGTATTGCTGTTTTTATCAACTCACTCACGTAGGTTTTTAAGGTCCTGTTGATAGGACTAAACAACAGCTCTTCCAAATTGCATCCATAGGTGGGATGCATCACCCTTTCTCCCAATTTGGTGCTTAACAAGACCTGGAGGCTTTTTTCAATATCCACAACTCCAGAAGTAGTTTGAAGTTTTCCCCGGTTTTGGTCAAATTCTGGAGGAAAACTCCAGCCGGTTCCCAAAAATTTCTTTTCATCTTCCATATTCAACCGATAAGTACTGTTGGTTCACCAATTACTATTGTTCCGCCATGAGCAGTGCTATCTCCTAAACGCGCTGCCGGCATTCCACCTATCAAAACCGTACTGGAACCCATTGCTACAGTATCTGGCGGGCCGGTACAAATGGCCATGTCCCCCACCCGGGCTGCTGGCATGCCCCCTATTAATACCGTAGGTTCCCCAGGTGGCATAATCGGACCTCCCACATGGGGTACCGTTCCCGTAACCATTGGACAAACATGCATGTCATTGATTCTTGCTGCTGGCATTCCCATATTTTTTTCTTTAATTAATTTGAACTAGAGAACCTTTTACCACGGCAATGGCACTGGTGGACATTTCAGCACCGGCAGAACCTTCTGCTTTAAATTGGGCATTAGCTGCTGCAAAAATATTGGTGCCTTCAATGTTGACATCTCCTGTAGCTTTGAGCACCAAATCTTTGGCAGATTCCATGGTTATGCCATTACTGTCCATCAATACCTTATTGCCATTTTCATCTTCCATAGTTATTCCCCCCTGATCTTCTGATAATTCCAACTTATTACCAGCTGGAGTTTCTATCAAAATGCTCTTTTCATCATCATTAAATATCAATTTCATCCCTTCCCGTGTATGGATTCCTTTTTCATGATTATCATCAGAACCAGGAATGGGAGAAGGCTTGGCACTGCTGTGCAAAACACCTAAAATCACTGCATCATTGGGATCCTCATTGATAAATCCAACTACCACTTCATCTTCGATTTCTGGCCTGAATGTCACTCCCCTTTCATTGCCTGCATCCACACAAGA from Echinicola jeungdonensis harbors:
- a CDS encoding baseplate J/gp47 family protein produces the protein MSSDCNHIVSVLKRDGTDRQQLDSANLDPKNLKLHDFKISDWCIFAFNFAKKVRFFPTDSPEYSLGNWTKFFGFFTQEEFLKEEHKKAKTLEALKEAINDYLDNASSDQSLTPHLTLFIAFLKLLENSRERFNKLTKRHLDFYYKELLQIEKKPLTPDHVYIIFELAKNLSQGKVEKETSLIGGKDSSGIQRIYKTLEEGIINKTQIVQLKNVYNEILIDKPAITFGVDAEKSGNIVASPVANSLDGLGADFPEGSAQWWPFGHSKICHGSTQLPGLPKAKIGFSLASSMLNLQEGERRVALKFTFENELPQVDASSIQKAIKLEITQEKGWAPFDGLLDENTFLGEEGNPKQFHIVFNLEIDFPPLFPYQADVHGAGYTSESPIIRVIFNTETIEGYNLYRILNDNPLTKIGIDINASQIKNVQLENDLGAINSTKPFFPFTPRPLKGGSFKIAYPEATDKPWTSISISMDWLNTPDDFGSHYSAYGSPNSVGEIIPEVDDYSDFKVIQEPGESGSTTSQLNLFTEGPSTTEDGQILYQSNFSFNPPSSSFSADKKLNLSLVNTFLHEKYAHYYTQAAINNQTSINVNQIPNEPYTPLAENFTLSYSASLNQEISSTTENNDIQIFHEEPFGQYQKFPVKAANPVSEDFTLNLIPAFCHGGELYIGLEQAKPLQQISILFQILEGSENPNTPTPFEGKQKIEWAILSHNEWLSLDEGNILLNQTQNFLKTGLFKFSLPKLATQNNTRLPSGLFWLRASMKKNFDAVCQIIDIKTQALEATFEDQGNSGDHLKYGLPEGSIGKMKERLSTIKSISQPFPSFGGRKVEADIPYYRRISERLRHKQRAINLWDYEHLILESFPEIYKVKCLNHTSEQGFQSPGDVTVILIPDTIQQAVFDIYEPRVSQATLVKVGEFINQLNSFHVKADIINPNYEEVQIELKVKFHEGYDENFYLTQIQEDVKKFLSPWAYDQKATVEFGVTLHRSQIIHYLEQLDYVDYLENLKLLILAESSIDPCNPIYEEVTGKESVAPSNPKSILVTAKNHNVQLAEKKCSNEPMENSEPCQQ
- a CDS encoding GPW/gp25 family protein, producing MEDEKKFLGTGWSFPPEFDQNRGKLQTTSGVVDIEKSLQVLLSTKLGERVMHPTYGCNLEELLFSPINRTLKTYVSELIKTAILYHEPRIDAEKIDISQGNELKGELLINIQYKIRATNSRHNLVFPFYKEEGTNI
- a CDS encoding PAAR domain-containing protein; translated protein: MGMPAARINDMHVCPMVTGTVPHVGGPIMPPGEPTVLIGGMPAARVGDMAICTGPPDTVAMGSSTVLIGGMPAARLGDSTAHGGTIVIGEPTVLIG